Proteins from a genomic interval of Alosa alosa isolate M-15738 ecotype Scorff River chromosome 8, AALO_Geno_1.1, whole genome shotgun sequence:
- the pgm3 gene encoding phosphoacetylglucosamine mutase, whose protein sequence is MAQFEATYQKSAQYPKPAGLVLQYGTAGFRTNAKQLPHVMFRMGLLAVLRSLRTRATIGVMVTASHNPEEDNGVKLIDPMGEMLELAWEGYATQLANAEQDGLVTALRDIIEREAINMDHSASVFVGRDTRPSSQSLSQAVQDGVSALGGHCQDFGLVITPQLHYLVCCQNTQGRYGDISVEGYYKKLSEAFIKITKNAPPRQPLRVDGANGIGALQLKALEPYLQGQLTVLLTNDGSTGKLNHLCGADYVKVQQGAPQGMEMGLGERCCSFDGDGDRIVYYYNDDKGRFHLLDGDKIATLISTFIKELLTKAGLDLQLGVVQTAYANGSSTHYLQDNMKVIVRCVKTGVKHLHHVALEFNVGVYFEANGHGTVLFSKAAEEKIHQLAKDASAAEERRSAAAQLESTINLINQTVGDAISDMLLIEAVLAVKGLTVQQWDAIYTELPNRQLKVKVADRRVINTTDAERKTTSPAGLQEAIDELNRKYRLARSFVRPSGTEDVVRVYAEAETRETADALAHEVSLAVYRLAGGVGEEPKPLN, encoded by the exons ATGGCACAGTTTGAGGCAACGTACCAGAAGTCGGCCCAGTACCCTAAACCTGCAGGACTAGTTCTTCAGTACGGCACTGCTGGGTTCCGTACCAACGCCAAGCAGCTGCCCCATGTGATGTTCCGTATGGGCTTGCTGGCCGTTCTCCGATCCCTTCGAACTCGGGCCACAATAGGAGTGATGGTTACCGCCTCACACAACCCAGAG gaggataACGGGGTGAAACTGATTGACCCCATGGGGGAGATGCTGGAGTTGGCATGGGAAGGCTACGCTACACAGCTGGCCAATGCTGAGCAGGATGGCCTAGTGACCGCACTCAGGGATATCATCGAGAGGGAGGCCATCAACATGGACCACAGTGCCAGTGTGTTTGTCGGCAGAGACACCAG GCCCAGTAGCCAGAGCCTGTCACAGGCAGTCCAAGATGGAGTATCTGCCCTAGGTGGACACTGTCAAG ATTTTGGTCTGGTGATCACACCTCAGCTGCACTACCTTGTGTGCTGTCAGAACACCCAGGGTCGCTATGGTGACATCAGTGTGGAGGGTTACTACAAGAAACTCTCAGAGGCGTTCATCAAGATCACCAAGAAT GCACCTCCGCGTCAGCCGCTGCGTGTGGATGGAGCCAATGGGATCGGTGCATTGCAGCTGAAGGCTCTGGAGCCATACCTGCAGGGTCAGCTGACCGTCCTGCTCACCAACGACGGCTCGACGGGGAAGCTAAACCACCTTTGTGGCGCGGATTATGTCAAAGTCCAACAGGGCGCACCACAAG GTATGGAGATGGGACTTGGGGAGCGCTGTTGCTCCTTCGACGGTGATGGCGACAGGATCGTTTATTACTACAATGATGATAAAGGTCGTTTTCACCTGCTGGATGGAGACAAGATTGCCACACTTATCAGCACTTTTATCAAAGAGCTGCTTACTAAG GCTGGACTGGACCTGCAGTTGGGAGTGGTCCAGACGGCGTATGCTAACGGGAGCTCCACGCATTACCTCCAGGACAACATGAAG GTGATTGTGCGCTGTGTGAAGACGGGGGTGAAGCACCTCCACCATGTGGCGCTAGAGTTTAACGTGGGTGTGTACTTCGAGGCCAATGGCCACGGCACG GTTCTGTTCAGTAAAGCAGCAGAGGAGAAGATCCACCAGCTGGCTAAAGATGCCAGCgctgcagaggagaggaggagcgcaGCCGCACAGTTGGAGAGCACCATCAACCTCATCAaccag ACAGTGGGAGATGCGATCTCGGATATGCTGTTGATTGAGGCCGTGCTGGCAGTGAAAGGACTAACTGTTCAGCAGTGGGATGCAATTTACACAGAACTGCCCAACAGACAACTCAAAGTCAag GTGGCAGACAGGCGTGTGATTAACACAACAGATGCTGAGAGAAAGACCACCAGCCCTGCAGGCCTACAGGAAGCTATCGATGAACTAAACAGGAAGTACCGTCTCGCGCGATCATTCGTGCGCCCGTCAGGGACTGAGGATGTAGTGAGAGTGTACGCAGAGGCAGAGACACGG GAGACTGCTGATGCTCTTGCACATGAAGTCAGTCTTGCTGTGTACCGTCTGGCtggaggagtgggagaggagcCTAAGCCTCTAAACTaa